In the genome of Zonotrichia albicollis isolate bZonAlb1 chromosome 24, bZonAlb1.hap1, whole genome shotgun sequence, one region contains:
- the LOC141731645 gene encoding olfactory receptor 14J1-like codes for MSNSSSISHFLLLALADTRQLQLLHFCLLLGISLAALLGNGLIISAVACSHHLHTPMFFFLLNLALSDLGSICTTVPKAMHNSLWDTSDISYTGCTAQLFFFVIFISAELSLLTIMCYDRYVSICKPLHYGTLLGSRACAHMAAAAWASAFLNALMHTANIFSLPLCHGNALGQFFCEVPQMLKLSCSHSSLRELGLIVVSLCLSFGCFLFIVFSYVQIFRAVLRIPSEQGRHKAFSTCLPHLAVVSLFISTGTFAHLKPPSLSSPSLDLSVSVLYSVVTPALHPVIYSLRNQELKAAVWRLMTG; via the coding sequence atgtccaacagcagctccatcagccacttcctcctgctggcattggcagacacgcggcagctgcagctcctgcacttctgcctcttgctgggcatctccctggctgccctcctgggcaacggcctcatcatcagcgccgtagcctgcagccaccacctgcacacgcccatgttcttcttcctgctcaacctggccctcagcgacctgggctccatctgcaccactgtccccaaagccatgcacaattccctctgggacaccagcgacatctcctacactggatgtactgcacagctctttttctttgtgatcttcatctcagcagagctttctctcctgaccatcatgtgctatgaccgctacgtgtccatctgcaaacccctgcactacgggaccctcctgggcagcagagcttgtgcccacatggcagcagctgcctgggccagtgcctttctcaatgctctcatgcacacagccaatatattttccctgcccctgtgccatggcaatgctctgggccagttcttctgtgaagtCCCTCAGATGTtaaagctctcctgctcacactccagcctcagggaacttgggctcattGTGGTTAGCCTTTGTTTATCATTTGGTTGTTttctgttcattgttttctcctatgtgcagatcttcagggctgtgctaaggatcccctctgagcagggacggcacaaagccttttccacctgcctccctcacctggctgtggtgtcCTTGTTTatcagcactggcacatttgcTCACTTAAAGCCCCCTTccctgtcctccccatccctggatctgtcAGTATCAGTTCTGTACTCTGTGGTGACTCCAGCTCTGCACCCcgtcatctacagcctgaggaaccaggagctcaaggctgcagtatggagactgatgactggatga